DNA from Kwoniella dejecticola CBS 10117 chromosome 1, complete sequence:
ATATTGTGCTTCAAGAGAACTCTACTGCATCAAGATATGTTATATTCTTCTACATCGCCATTTCTTCCACAAGCGCCCATAAGATTCTAACCCAGATACAACGATTCATGGCCGCAAGCCTAAGCGATAAATAACAGGTTCGTGTCCATTGCTATATCCCGGTAATGGATTAGCATACTACTTTCGATGTTCGTCTCTGACTCGATGCGAGCCTACGTGGGTACGACTACGAAGAGGGACAAAGAACTCACGGTGAGAAGCAGATAATTGCGGCTTTTGACTATATTTACCCTTCAACTCATCTCTGATCGTATTTAACAATTGCACGTAACTTTGCTGAGGGTACTTCGTCAGAGAGGCGATGAAAGCGTATGACATTGCTCCAGTCGCTTTACCAGCTTCTTGCGTATCCGCAGACTTGAGACATCGGGtaatgatcagctgcattCACTATAATGGGAAATTTGTCGGGTATATGACTGACAGTCTGAGAATCTTTACATCCTGACCACATGATGACATCTGCAGGACTAGTCTTGGTCTCTTGCGTCTTCTTTCTGGCGTCTGAATTCTGGTTGACAAGATTTTTACCGATTCTGTGAGGAAGAATACAGAATTGTCAGCGCAGATTAGCAGAATGATCATGCTACGAGGGGAGAAAGGGGCACTCACCCCATCAAACCTTTGATCATACCTCCCGTGTCACCCCTGAGATACGGCGTCAGGATCAGCTCTCAATGACCCATCATTCAAATGGACTGTCACTCACTTGAGATAGCTCATTCCTGCACCTAGTAAaccttgtccagcttcagcAAGCAGATTGGGCTCCTTGATCGTTCCCTCGGTCGAGTAGATATATGGTAGATCCAAACATGAACCTGAGTGACACCTGTACAGAATCCAAGTCAATGTTCAAGCTCTTCACAGGTCATGCGCTGTCGTCGACTCACGAGTCAAAGATGGCTGTGAGTCTACATCCCGCAGGAAGCGGTCTGACCAGTAGATGGTGCCTAAGTGAAGTCGCCATATAAGCACTTCTATTGATTTGAGTTCAATTGCGCGGCACGCCGTGTAACGTACACTGCGGGAATTCAAGCAATCCAGTCAGCATTCATCCTGAGATGTCATGTCTGCATCCTGATTCTGTGACTCACATTCATCATCCACGATATGTCCAGCTCTCTGATGATCCAATGGGTAGATGACCTCATCATatccgtcatcctcatcgccatcTAGATCCTTAGTCTGCCCACCATGTCCGGAGCTAAAGCAGTAGTCGTCCTTCATCAGCCAACGTATTTTGCATGACTTCAAAACGGTAGAATGGAACGCACTAGTGGAAGAACAAAGCATCGTTCGGTTGAGCTCCTTGAGTCAACCATTGACAAGCTTGAAGTATATTGGCTCGAGTCGGGATTTGTCTTGGATTTCTGGCGTCATCAGTGAGCATGACGATATCTTCAGCTTTGTAATGGTATCGCTCTGACACACACGATCCATAAGCAGCCATTCACTCTTGACAGCTATCAACCTCACGAGAAGAGCTGATATGCAATGTTTCATGGTGTTTTACTCACCGATCAAGAATTTCTGTACGTTATGAGCATCGTTGATACAGCCTGCTAAGGCTTGAGAAGTTCCAATGTAGTTTATACCGATCTATGGAGCATTCTACATCAGCTGTGTCGATCACTGTCTCATCAAATGTGTTGGCTCACGCATAATGCCTTCCTTCGACCAGTACCTAGATGCGCGCAAGGGATAGGTGATCAGCTATACCAATGTGCTCTGGGGCTTAGTGGGTGAAACAGGACAATACTCACATTGAGAGTATTGGAAGTATGGTTGAGCGTTCTGGCCGTTCTGGCCGTGCAATTGAGGACCATAATGCTGCTGGTTGGTGGgtggtcgagctgatcatccatcaatcaaccGTAAATGACATTAACAGTATGTGGAACAGGGAGAAGCCCCACTTACCAGGAGTAGCTCTTCCATATGATCCTGGCGGAGCATAGCCACCACCTTGAGGTGGTCCTGATGGAGGCATGAACCCCGCTCCGGTCTGATGATAGCTCTGCTCGACTGGTGCGCCAGTCGGAGGAGCCCATCCACCTTGCGCTTGCCCTTGTTGCGGTCCATTATAATAACCTTGCTGAGGTCCGTTGTTATACCTATAGGAACAACGCAGTCTTTGTCAGCACTCATTCACCTCTCCGCTCTTGCAGAAATACAAGACTTCGTGATAAAGGGCTTTAAAGAGAAAGGTAATGGCAAATCTATTTTTGGGATTTCGAGCTGTGGATGCTAAGAGttgatgactcaccccatgggtggtggaggagcttGATTCCATCCTCCAGGTGGACCGCCGTACCCCtgttgaggaggtggtggtgcatACCCTCCATATCCttgaggcggaggaggacGCGCgtatccatatccacctccaTTACCTTGTTGGTGGTGATTGCCTCCAGGATATTGGTTCCACGACATGTCGGAATGTACCTTTCTTTTCACGCCGGTTCAATGGTTGGCAAGTCGcttatgtatgtatgtatgtatgtatacaCTGCTTGACTAGGCTAGCGGTTTGTATGCTTATTCACAGCTTGATAATGAGGATAGCTGGCGAACCAATGAATGTGATGAAAGCTGTGAAAGATGAATGATAACGGAGGATCGGTTGAATGGCATCACCGGCTACCCGCAGTACAGTGAGAGATCAAGTCAGACTACGCTTAAACCTTGGCGAAACCGCTAACCGagcttccacttccgacTGCCATACTGCATCGTCAACTTAAGATGCTCATTGCACGCAATGACGGCCAGCGCAGAATGGCACAGAGGATGTACACTATTTGAACCAAAGGTCGACGCTACATATGGAGTGACAATGCATGTAAAGTACGAATCCGAATGAACGTATATCCATAACAGACAAGtgcgatgagcgatgattCCTTCTATATGCTTCGAAATGCTTCTTTCACAtgattcttcttctaatCCTCTCTCCAAAGCATCCCAGCCTATTTACACCCCGTGTACCTTCTcttacttcttcttcggcggGTGAAGAGGACCACCGATAGTGTTCTTGGCACCTCTCAATTTGACGTTCAATTTCCTTTCCAATTTAGATAATAATTGTTGATCCGGAACCGCTCGACCAGCTTCCAAATCTGTGATGGCCGATGGCTGGGCATTGACGGCTGTGGCAAGTTCTTTCTGGGTCATCGATTTTCCGTCAGCGTTCTTGATGGCCATTCGTGCTGTTGCTACTGCTTTTCCAACGCTAAGCGTAGGTCATCGTACGTCAGCTGTTGTGGCTTGAGCCGAATTTTTCAAAAACGATGCGTGCTACAGCAATGGCAGGTCagacgactcactcttgtCCGATCTTCTCAGGTGGTTTAGGAGCATCGTCCCTATCGAGCTTGGCGATACGTTGATGGTCGGCAGCTAGGTGGGGGTGAGAAGATCCACAATCAGTCTATGATATTCTTACCGACAAGGACCCGTTCCATGACGACCTCACGACCTCActggcgatgatgagatcggaGGGCGTCGGTTCAGTCGTGAAGAGTAAGAAGTAGATGCGAAAGAGACTGATGAGGAACTCACGTCCTTTGGTTTGACCTGCTCCTTTCGATTCAGAAGAAACTACCAATCCTGATCGCTGAGCAGCTATATGAAATGACCGGGATGTACGAGTCAGCGTCAATGCAGATGAAGCGAACGTATAGGCCAGCTGTGAATCATCTGCTGCACTTACAGTTCAAAGCCGAACCTTTTGCTACAGTCGGTCTTTGTTGCTTGTAGCCGATGATTTGAGGTTTGTCGTCCCAGCCAGACTGTCAGAGACGCCCAAAGTACAGGAAATAGTCGGGAGTAAACGTGTCGATTTCGGCGAGAGTACCGATCATCGTGAAAAGGTAGAGAAGGTCAAGTCAAATACAAATTAGCATTTGAAGATCATGTTTGGCGAACGAGGAGAGTCGATACGAAGAAGGGCGAAATGGATGCGAAACGTACCATGATGGATAAGTTACTGAGTTAGTCCTGAGAGTGAATTGAAAGATAGATGGTCAGATAGAAAGCTGTATAGGCAGCTGCTTTTGTGTTGATTGCTATGTATGATCTTGTATATCCTATGACAGAAAGAAAGGTGCAATAAACGAAAAGGGATGAATGGTTTGAGTGAGTCGTGTGCTGGATGCCAGTGGTGGTGGCGATGGTGGTTTCTAGCATTCTGTATGACGAAATCAAACCACGTGGAGATCTGAATGTATGGTGTGGCATCATATCGGTTCCGAAGCCAGCTTCAAACAGTCTCTTCCCATCGTTGCTTGGAGCATAGCACTTCCAGATATCGCTTAGACGCATACAAGGTACATGTAGAGCCGATTTTATagtacatacatatacaaaTCACGAAAAAGCTCTTCCTCTAACTAAGATCTACTTTACAATCGCATCTATCTATTACTCAGCTAAAAGCCAGGCAGTAGTCTCTCCATCGATCATTCCGCCCACCGTCTGACCATTCGAACTGATCAAAACCTTCCTGCCAGCCGGGAGGGCAATCGCTTCTTTCGAGGCATTCATAAATACTTCCCATTTGCCCGGTCTAGCAAAATGCAGTACCTCGTCATTCGCATGCTCAAGCCATTCTAGCTCTTCTTCACACTGTAGTTCTTTTCTAATATCTAAAGCTTGTCTATAGAAATTCAACGTGCTTCCCGACGCCTCAGGTCCCTCTTGAAGGTTGACGGAATAatccttcatccatccaGGTTGAGGTAAATGCGGTGGTTTATCATTACCAAAGCCAAAATTCTTAGCGGTTGACACCCAAGGTAAAGGGACTCTGCATCCGTCTCGACCTGGACATTCGCCTTTGGTTCGGTGGAAATGCGGATCTTGTCGTTGGTCATCCGGTATCTCGATGACTTCAGGTAATCCGAGCTCCTCGCCTCTGCGAAATGAACAATGCCCACATTAGTCAAGTCGAAAGCGGAGGAATGAGGCGAGACTTGTACGCCTAGAGCAGGTGATGGCTCACTGGTAAATATAGGTGGATCCGGGTAATCCCAGAATCATCAACGTAGCTGCCTTTGCCCTTCTCAGACCCATCGCAACATCGACAGGCGGTTTCGTGAACTTAGATCGTTTGTATTCGTTAAACGCATCATCAAATTCCGGATACCCCTCATTGGGTACATTCGGAAGCCCATACCGAGTCACATGTCGGATTTcctgatcaaggtgaatcaTAGTCAGGCATTCAGCTTTCGATAGAAGGGCTCGCGGTTCAGTATCGTTCATTCTGACAAACACCCACATCATGATTGGATAGAACCCATGTGGTACTACTTCCAGCCTCCTTACTATCCTTCAGCGAATGCTTGACGCAATCCCGATATTCCTTTGCATCAAAATTACACAGCATCATATCGAACGAGAACGCTTGTCCGAGCCCTTCTGACGAGGCGTACATCGGTTTTCGATCAGGTGCGACCCAACATTCTGCCACGGCACTATCGAACCCAGTCAGATTAGCCTATCGCGTTACGAGGTAGCACAACGCATCAGAGCGTTGTAAATAGTGAATTGACGAGCGAGGGAGATATTTGATGTTCATGGTGAAGcggaatcaagaagagggCTGAACTATGACTCACAATAAAGGCGGATTGTATTCCTCAAAGACCTTTCTCCAATCTTTATATATCTCCTGCACCTCATCTCTATCCATGTACGGGTGCGTTATATGTTTGTTCCCATTcctcaatttcttctccctgaTCTCGCACATCTCTTTCCAGTTCGGTAGTGGGCTATTGAAGTCTTTCACCAGAGCGTGGGCAACATCAATTCGGAATCCGGATACACCTCTATCGGCCCAGAACCTCAAGGTATTGATAAAGTCCTCCTGAACTTCGGGATTGTCCCAGTTCCAGTCGGGTTGGGAAGAGTCGAACATGTGATAATACCATTGACCGTCGTCGCATCCTGAAGGGGTCCACGAGGGTCCTCCGAAAGCGCATTGCCAGTCCGTCGGGGGAATATCTTTACTCGCTCCTAGACCTATACACAGAAGTTGATCAGCAAAGCGGGACCTCTTCACTCATCGCAGACGACTTTCAGTATGACGATGTGAACGTTGGACTGACCATCTCTGAAGATATATCTTTCCCGCTCTTTCGACCCCTTCCCAGCCTTCAAAGCATCCTGGAACCACACATGTTCGTCGCTCGAGTGATTCGGTACGATATCCACCATGACCTTGATATTCACCTCCTCTAACGCTTTGCTCATCTCGTCGAAATCTTCCAGTGTCCCAATTCGCGGATCGACATTCCTGTAATCTGAAACATCGTCTGTACACAGGAACAATATTCGCATGATCAGCTAATACACATAGTTGTGAGACGAAGGAGTTTCAACTGAGTCAGACAAAGTCCGGATACACTAGACTTACATCCTCCGTCTCTGAGTCCTGAGGGATAGAACGGAGATAGCCAGACCGCGTCAACTCCCAGCGAGGCCAAGTAAGGTACTTTCGAGGTGATTCCTTTCAGGTCTCCTATCCCATCGCCATTGGAATCGCAGAATGACCTGGGGTATATCTGGTATATTATAGCTTGACGCCACCAATCCGGATCTGCCAAACGTTATACCCATATAGCAAATAGTCAGCCAAGGGCGTCAAGGTGTTTTCAGAGGTGAGGAACAGggacgactcacctggatTGCGTTGTAACATTATGTCTGAGACAAGGTATACGAATCCAACCTTTGGTGCAAAGATGCAGAACTGATTGTGTTGGCCACCTCGATAAGATGAAAACCGAATGAACGTGGAGCCACCTATGAATACGCAGAAGCGTCAATAACGGTGATCCCTCTGTATGTCTATATATCTATCTCTACAGTCGACGTGTTTCTATGCAGTACACATATATACACAGCCCTCATAAATTTTTGTTTATTATTTTTGTTGATGTTTTCGGGTTTGTCACCGTCATATTTGGCGGTCCCACTACCTTCGGATTAACCTCATAAGCGAATTTAAATTTTGAAATATCGTCAATTTACGTCATGCTAATCCCCCTTTTTGGTGGGGTTAATGGGGTAAATCCTATCAGTTGGTCGACGACTAACGGACGTAAAGCCGCGTCGGCGTTTGACGGGTCTTGATCTCACGTATAGAGGTTAAAGAGTATTCCcagaaaggggaagaagcggcTCAAACATTCGAACGCGTGAGAAGTAAGCAGTAGTAGGACTAACAGTGAAGAAAATCAAGGCCAAATGCATGATGTATCCAGTTACAAATCAATCCCACTCTATCACACACAAGCTTTCTCTTCGCATATCTCGCAGGGGATGAAGGCAGGGCTTTACACCAGCTTCCATTTaccgccttcttcagacAGACCGACACTTCGCTTCTCGTCCAAAGAGACTCGACCAGCGTGGATGATGGCGGTTGTAAGAACGCTAAACGCCAAGTAACATCAGCATTCCCCCTTAGGAAAGAAGTCTATCGCTTGGCCCTAACTCTGTGTTCGAAGGGATATACTCACGTAGCTTTGATTGTAGGAAGACCTTTTCCATCGAAATCTGATGCTTTGGCTTTACCGGCAGTCACACGTTGAGCAGCATCTACGTCGGGAAAAACCAttgaatcagaatcagcacAACGTGAAGGTGGATCACCCAAATGCCAAAAGTGGACAGACAACAGAACTAACCGATGAATTTTTCCAAAGATACATATCCGTACCCCTTTTGACCGTCGAAGTAACCGTTCTCATCTGGACTGTACTTGACGTAGAATGGGTTGTACTGCATTGAATAGCATTGCGTTGAGATCAGCCATTGACAAGCTGACGAGGGGAAGCATGCTCAGTCGTACGTGTACTTACATCGGCTTTACCTGTGTCATCTTCTACAATACTGTATCCTCGGTGAGCTTGGTCGACTCGGACTTCACCCTGTCATGACAGtgtcatcaatcatcatgCCGCTCTTACCCGAACCGCAAATTGAGCggaggactcaccttggaagcCATGTAGTGGAACCTTTGTTCGGAGTGGACACCGGCCTTCATGGGAGCAGCCCAACTGAAGTGTGAACACGATCAGCGAAAATGTCCAACTTGTTCATATATGAAATACGAATACTCACGAGGCAGTGTAAACGGCAGTACCCCTTTGACTAGGAGTCTGTATGTTCTCCCAATCTACAAGAAGTGTGATAGTGTCCTCCGTTTTAGGATCGCAACCCATCGAGGTGGCAATACCAGTGGTAGCTGAAGCAGTGACCTTCGTAGGCTTGTATCGACCTTCTACCATCCAGCAGTGGATCTATATATGGTATCAATTTTAAGCTTTTCAGTTCCCCCTTgccatatcatcgtcttATTATACTCACGTCGATGTGGTGAGAGTTGAGGTAGTAAGAGATATCGGAATCGATACCGGCCCATGATTTGAAGGTTTCCAACTGCATCTTGGGTTGCGACATGTCTACCATATCACACCAATCAGTCTAGCTCATAAGAAGTGATCTCGGGCAATGGATAGTTGGACTTACAGGAGTTGTAGAAGTTGAAGTCTCCCAATTTCTGGGCACGAGCTCGAGCATCATTATAAGCAGGGCTACACGGCAAAGTCAGCTGAGCTACAAGCACAAGAGGCCTGATCATGTTATCGCGATTTGCTGTGCGAGTAGACTCACTCGAATCGCTTGTGGCTGAGAGGAAGTTGGGTTGTTAGTTGGGTTGCTCCTAATCTGGGACTATCGGTACTCGACTCACTGCTCAACGAAACACACCAAACCCTTCTCCTCAGCCAATTCAATCAGTTTTATGTGATCTTCCAACTTCTGGGTAGCTGGCTTGGTGACTAAGACGTGGTGACCGAGGTTCAAAGCCTCCGAAGCGATAGGGAAATGTGTACTGTCGggagtgaagatgatgaccgCGGATCCTTTTGGAAGAGCTCGAAGAGCTTCCTTGTCTATATACCGCAACCCAGCCCATTATCAGCAAATAATACTCGTCTACATAAGTATCAGCATTCATGCTAGAACATGACTTACAAGCTTCAGCGTTTCTAAGGTTACCCTCTGGGAATCCCTTGAAATCGAGGTCAAGTCCTTTGTAGACGTCTCCGATGTTCTTTTGGAAGTGAGCTTTGATCTCAGGGAACTAGACATAGATCAACAATCAGTCAGCTACATTCGAGAAGCCTGGCAAGAGGTATATCCACCTTTCCACCGTTGGTACCGGCCATAACGATGCTATGACAGATTTCATGGTCATCAGCctgacctcttcttctgcttcatgGAGATAGACAACACCAACTCGGCAACCTTTCCTCGCCTTCGAAGGTCGAACATCGTAACACCGACTACACCGATCTGCGTGTCGAATTTAGCATGTGACTTGCGGCAAGACAGCAGGCAGTCCGcttgctcaccttcttgtctGATTTAGACTGTCCTGAAGGGGTGATACCGGTGGTGTATTCACCCTATTGCACCGCATTGTCAGTCCTGCTCTTTCACAGAGATAGCGATACGAGGGGAACTTACGGTACCCATGAGACCGACAGAGATGGGAGGGAAGCTTTCGACGCCTGACATTGTGATTGAGTATGACTGTGACTGAGCAGAAAGTTGTGTGATTGAGTGCTGACTTGAGTGTTCTTTGAGCGCCTGACGTTGATAAGATACAGACACTTCTCAATGATGATTACATGAGATAGGATAGTTGGTCAAACAAGCCATCAACTTTTCTCAGTTTCCACGATGTCACCTCTTCCAGGACCGGCGGTGCGCGTTCCGGAAGGGAAAACGGGCCGGTCAGCCGGATGCCGGCAtttgatttcctcttcctcaggAGGGCAGCATGGTGCTTCTGTAGTCTACGTATTAGCGGCAGCATGACCGCGAGAGCTTCCCAGAATTGTATACATCTTTATGCAAAAGCCCAGGTCACGCTGCGCGGTCATTCCAGAGCCAAAGAAAGCAAATGCTACATACAAATGCGTTGTATCTTTCGGATATCCACCTGTGAGGTGGATACCCGGAAGTTGCCGAATGATGTTAGCTAGATGCCATTCTGTATGCAAGGAAGTGACTACACCAGAATGATCCCAGTCATCCCCAGCTACAACATACTCGAGACTGTAGGATAAGATAAGACATCCCGATCTTGAGCGTAGATTCCACGATGAGCAGCTCGGAGCGACTGATCTTGCTCGGCTCGCACGCAACTTCGATTCACTcagtcatcttcgatccGGTGAAGCGCACTCTCAAGCGGGGAATTAGTACCGAGAATCTGCCGAAACAACCAAGCTGGCTGATCAAACATCCGTGAGCagtcttgtcttgtcttgtctacATGCATATATGCTTGCGATGGAGTGAGTACTCACCTGATGAGGTTTGACGCAGACTGCACCCCgaattgatcttctcaaaTGGCTGGGTAGACAACAAGCTATTCATCTATCGACTGTCTAGCTCCGAGGGAAAGTTGGAGAAATTAGCAGAAGCAGATACAGGTGGTGAAGGTCCAACTCATTTCGCCATCCTACCAGATGGGTCTGAAGTGGTTGTCGCTCATGTGAGTGAATTCTATGGCCTAGCTTCACGTATTTGCTTGCTTGTTTGGCATGGGGAAGCGGCTAATCGATGGGGTTGGGTCGGGGCGAGCAGTATCGAAGTGGTAGTGTATCCGTCATTCCTCTCAAGCCGGATGGGTTGTTCGCCGCgtcttctccaactcctGATAGGATATACAAAGGCAATTATTCAGCTATGAAACACTGGAGACAAGAGTCCGCTCATATGCATCAAGTCGTCCTCCACAAAGGGGAGATCTTGGTCCCGGATCTCGGGTCGAACAAGATATATCGATACAAGTGGATTCCAGAATCTCAGAAGCTCAACCTCCTGGCGGAGATCACAGAAGGCTTgcaagatggagatggacctAGACATCTTGTAGTCCATCCAAGCGGTATATTTCCAACCTCCAACTTGACGTGTAGCCTCTAGCAATCGCACAATCACGGtgaagaaagctgattgcTGTTCCCTATGCAGGATCGCACGTCTA
Protein-coding regions in this window:
- a CDS encoding metacaspase-1, giving the protein MSWNQYPGGNHHQQGNGGGYGYARPPPPQGYGGYAPPPPQQGYGGPPGGWNQAPPPPMGYNNGPQQGYYNGPQQGQAQGGWAPPTGAPVEQSYHQTGAGFMPPSGPPQGGGYAPPGSYGRATPARPPTNQQHYGPQLHGQNGQNAQPYFQYSQCTGRRKALCIGINYIGTSQALAGCINDAHNVQKFLIERYHYKAEDIVMLTDDARNPRQIPTRANILQACQWLTQGAQPNDALFFHYSGHGGQTKDLDGDEDDGYDEVIYPLDHQRAGHIVDDECEHHLLVRPLPAGCRLTAIFDSCHSGSCLDLPYIYSTEGTIKEPNLLAEAGQGLLGAGMSYLKGDTGGMIKGLMGIGKNLVNQNSDARKKTQETKTSPADVIMWSGCKDSQTSADTQEAGKATGAMSYAFIASLTKYPQQSYVQLLNTIRDELKGKYSQKPQLSASHPMDTNLLFIA
- a CDS encoding multiprotein-bridging factor 1 codes for the protein MSGWDDKPQIIGYKQQRPTVAKGSALNSAQRSGLVVSSESKGAGQTKGPADHQRIAKLDRDDAPKPPEKIGQDVGKAVATARMAIKNADGKSMTQKELATAVNAQPSAITDLEAGRAVPDQQLLSKLERKLNVKLRGAKNTIGGPLHPPKKK